One window of the Diospyros lotus cultivar Yz01 chromosome 12, ASM1463336v1, whole genome shotgun sequence genome contains the following:
- the LOC127814058 gene encoding zinc finger A20 and AN1 domain-containing stress-associated protein 1 isoform X1 yields the protein MRNLFFSTIIDVRESEKEMGSEGNKISDGTGFQPSEPLLCANGCGFFGAAATMNLCSKCYRDLRVKEEQVASAKAAMDKLVHLNETPKFSEVSHVGSSSSEAVAPSGGEVPAGQPEPAVNRCSSCRKKVGLAGFRCRCGATLCGTHRYPEKHGCEFDFKAAGRDAIARANPVVKADKVERI from the exons ATGCGAAACTTGTTCTTCTCGACTATTATCGACGTAAG AGAGAGCGAGAAGGAGATGGGTTCGGAAGGTAACAAGATAAGCGACGGGACGGGCTTCCAACCGTCGGAGCCGCTGCTTTGCGCGAACGGCTGCGGATTCTTCGGTGCGGCGGCAACGATGAACCTCTGCTCCAAGTGTTACAGAGACCTCCGCGTGAAGGAGGAACAGGTTGCCTCTGCCAAAGCCGCCATGGACAAACTGGTCCACCTGAACGAAACACCCAAGTTCTCCGAGGTGTCCCATGTTGGCTCCTCCTCCTCGGAGGCGGTGGCGCCGTCGGGAGGGGAGGTACCGGCCGGCCAGCCCGAGCCGGCGGTGAACCGGTGCTCGAGCTGCAGGAAGAAGGTGGGCCTGGCGGGGTTCCGGTGCCGGTGCGGCGCCACGTTGTGCGGGACCCACAGGTACCCGGAGAAGCACGGTTGCGAGTTCGATTTCAAGGCGGCGGGTCGGGACGCCATCGCCCGGGCCAACCCGGTGGTGAAGGCCGATAAAGTGGAGAGGATCTGA
- the LOC127814058 gene encoding zinc finger A20 and AN1 domain-containing stress-associated protein 1 isoform X2, producing MGSEGNKISDGTGFQPSEPLLCANGCGFFGAAATMNLCSKCYRDLRVKEEQVASAKAAMDKLVHLNETPKFSEVSHVGSSSSEAVAPSGGEVPAGQPEPAVNRCSSCRKKVGLAGFRCRCGATLCGTHRYPEKHGCEFDFKAAGRDAIARANPVVKADKVERI from the coding sequence ATGGGTTCGGAAGGTAACAAGATAAGCGACGGGACGGGCTTCCAACCGTCGGAGCCGCTGCTTTGCGCGAACGGCTGCGGATTCTTCGGTGCGGCGGCAACGATGAACCTCTGCTCCAAGTGTTACAGAGACCTCCGCGTGAAGGAGGAACAGGTTGCCTCTGCCAAAGCCGCCATGGACAAACTGGTCCACCTGAACGAAACACCCAAGTTCTCCGAGGTGTCCCATGTTGGCTCCTCCTCCTCGGAGGCGGTGGCGCCGTCGGGAGGGGAGGTACCGGCCGGCCAGCCCGAGCCGGCGGTGAACCGGTGCTCGAGCTGCAGGAAGAAGGTGGGCCTGGCGGGGTTCCGGTGCCGGTGCGGCGCCACGTTGTGCGGGACCCACAGGTACCCGGAGAAGCACGGTTGCGAGTTCGATTTCAAGGCGGCGGGTCGGGACGCCATCGCCCGGGCCAACCCGGTGGTGAAGGCCGATAAAGTGGAGAGGATCTGA